A window of the Athene noctua chromosome 31, bAthNoc1.hap1.1, whole genome shotgun sequence genome harbors these coding sequences:
- the DHPS gene encoding deoxyhypusine synthase isoform X2 — protein sequence MATPGEAPAAALRAVLKPSGPLPAESLPVRGYDFAGGPDHAALLRSFRTTGFQATSFAQAVAEIHRMIAAKLEPLSEEERSRAGLGGLRPPSGCTIFLGFTSNLISSGVRETIRYLVQRNMVDVLVTTAGGVEEDLIKCLAPTYIGDFSLRGRDLRQSGINRIGNLLVPNDNYCKFEDWLMPILEQMVEEQETQGTRWTPSRMIARLGKEINHPESVCYWAQKNNIPVLSPALTDGSLGDMIFFHSYKRPGLVLDIVEDLRLINTQAIFARKTGMIILGGGLVKHHIANANLMRNGADFSVYVNTAQEFDGSDSGARPDEAVSWGKIRMDATPVKVYADASLVFPLLVAETFAQRADAFPEGTPGD from the exons ATGGCGACGCCGGGGGaggcccccgccgcggccctgCGCGCCGTGCTGAAGCCGAGCGGGCCCCTCCCGGCCGAGAGCCTCCCGGTGCGCGGCTACGACTTCGCCGGCGGCCCGGACCACGCCGCGCTGCTCCGCTCCTTCCGCACCACCGGCTTCCAGGCCACCAGCTTCGCCCAGGCCGTCGCCGAGATCCACCGGATG ATCGCGGCGAAGCTGGAGCCGCTGAGCGAGGAGGAGCGGAGCCgcgccgggctgggggggctgcggccgcccTCGGGCTGCACCATCTTCCTGGGCTTCACCTCCAACCTCATCAGCTCCGGCGTGCGGGAGACCATCCGGTACCTGGTGCAGCGCAACATG GTGGACGTGCTGGTGACCACGgcggggggggtggaggaggatCTCATCAAGTGTCTGGCGCCCACCTACATCGGGGACTTCAGCCTGCGGGGCCGGGACCTGCGCCAGAGCGGCATCAACAG GATCGGGAACCTGCTGGTGCCCAACGACAATTACTGCAAGTTTGAGGACTGGCTGATGCCCATCCTGGAGCAGATGGTGGAGGAGCAGGAAACGCag GGCACGAGGTGGACCCCGTCCAGGATGATCGCACGGCTGGGCAAGGAGATCAACCACCCTGAGTCCGTCTGCTACTGGGCGCAGAAG AACAACATCCCGGTGCTGAGCCCGGCGCTGACCGACGGCTCCCTGGGGGACATGATCTTCTTCCACTCCTACAAGCGCCCGGGGCTGGTGCTGGATATTGTGGAGG ACCTGCGCCTCATTAACACCCAGGCCATCTTCGCCAGGAAGACGGGGATGATCATCCTGGGCGGGGGGTTGGTGAAGCACCACATTGCCAATGCCAACCTGATG CGGAACGGGGCCGATTTCTCCGTCTACGTCAACACGGCGCAGGAGTTCGACGGCTCCGACTCGGGGGCGCGGCCGGACGAGGCCGTGTCCTGGGGCAAGATCCGGATGGACGCCACCCCCGTCAAG GTCTACGCTGACGCCTCCCTGGTCTTTCCGCTGCTGGTGGCGGAGACGTTTGCCCAGAGAGCCGACGCCTTCCCcgaggggacaccgggggacTGA
- the DHPS gene encoding deoxyhypusine synthase isoform X3 yields MATPGEAPAAALRAVLKPSGPLPAESLPVRGYDFAGGPDHAALLRSFRTTGFQATSFAQAVAEIHRMVGARLRPPSGCTIFLGFTSNLISSGVRETIRYLVQRNMVDVLVTTAGGVEEDLIKCLAPTYIGDFSLRGRDLRQSGINRIGNLLVPNDNYCKFEDWLMPILEQMVEEQETQGTRWTPSRMIARLGKEINHPESVCYWAQKNNIPVLSPALTDGSLGDMIFFHSYKRPGLVLDIVEDLRLINTQAIFARKTGMIILGGGLVKHHIANANLMRNGADFSVYVNTAQEFDGSDSGARPDEAVSWGKIRMDATPVKVYADASLVFPLLVAETFAQRADAFPEGTPGD; encoded by the exons ATGGCGACGCCGGGGGaggcccccgccgcggccctgCGCGCCGTGCTGAAGCCGAGCGGGCCCCTCCCGGCCGAGAGCCTCCCGGTGCGCGGCTACGACTTCGCCGGCGGCCCGGACCACGCCGCGCTGCTCCGCTCCTTCCGCACCACCGGCTTCCAGGCCACCAGCTTCGCCCAGGCCGTCGCCGAGATCCACCGGATGGTGGGAGCGC ggctgcggccgcccTCGGGCTGCACCATCTTCCTGGGCTTCACCTCCAACCTCATCAGCTCCGGCGTGCGGGAGACCATCCGGTACCTGGTGCAGCGCAACATG GTGGACGTGCTGGTGACCACGgcggggggggtggaggaggatCTCATCAAGTGTCTGGCGCCCACCTACATCGGGGACTTCAGCCTGCGGGGCCGGGACCTGCGCCAGAGCGGCATCAACAG GATCGGGAACCTGCTGGTGCCCAACGACAATTACTGCAAGTTTGAGGACTGGCTGATGCCCATCCTGGAGCAGATGGTGGAGGAGCAGGAAACGCag GGCACGAGGTGGACCCCGTCCAGGATGATCGCACGGCTGGGCAAGGAGATCAACCACCCTGAGTCCGTCTGCTACTGGGCGCAGAAG AACAACATCCCGGTGCTGAGCCCGGCGCTGACCGACGGCTCCCTGGGGGACATGATCTTCTTCCACTCCTACAAGCGCCCGGGGCTGGTGCTGGATATTGTGGAGG ACCTGCGCCTCATTAACACCCAGGCCATCTTCGCCAGGAAGACGGGGATGATCATCCTGGGCGGGGGGTTGGTGAAGCACCACATTGCCAATGCCAACCTGATG CGGAACGGGGCCGATTTCTCCGTCTACGTCAACACGGCGCAGGAGTTCGACGGCTCCGACTCGGGGGCGCGGCCGGACGAGGCCGTGTCCTGGGGCAAGATCCGGATGGACGCCACCCCCGTCAAG GTCTACGCTGACGCCTCCCTGGTCTTTCCGCTGCTGGTGGCGGAGACGTTTGCCCAGAGAGCCGACGCCTTCCCcgaggggacaccgggggacTGA
- the WDR83OS gene encoding PAT complex subunit Asterix — translation MADPRRPARVARYKPPATETNPALEDPTPDYMNLLGMVFSMCGLMLKLKWCAWIAVYCSFISFANSRSSEDTKQMMSSFMLSISAVVMSYLQNPQPMSPPW, via the exons atGGCGGACCCGCGGCGACCAGCGCGGGTGGCCAG GTACAAGCCACCGGCCACCGAGACCAACCCGGCGCTGGAGGATCCCACGCCCGACTACATGAACCTGCTGGGGATGGTCTTCAGCATGTGCGGGCTCATGCTCAAG CTGAAGTGGTGCGCCTGGATCGCCGTCTACTGCTCCTTCATCAGCTTCGCCAACTCCCGCAGCTCCGAGGACACCAAGCAGATGATGAGCAGCTTCAT GCTCTCCATCTCAGCCGTGGTGATGTCCTACCTGCAGAATCCCCAGcccatgtcccctccctggtGA
- the DHPS gene encoding deoxyhypusine synthase isoform X4, translating into MATPGEAPAAALRAVLKPSGPLPAESLPVRGYDFAGGPDHAALLRSFRTTGFQATSFAQAVAEIHRMIAAKLEPLSEEERSRAGLGGLRPPSGCTIFLGFTSNLISSGVRETIRYLVQRNMVDVLVTTAGGVEEDLIKCLAPTYIGDFSLRGRDLRQSGINRIGNLLVPNDNYCKFEDWLMPILEQMVEEQETQGTRWTPSRMIARLGKEINHPESVCYWAQKNNIPVLSPALTDGSLGDMIFFHSYKRPGLVLDIVEAQEFDGSDSGARPDEAVSWGKIRMDATPVKVYADASLVFPLLVAETFAQRADAFPEGTPGD; encoded by the exons ATGGCGACGCCGGGGGaggcccccgccgcggccctgCGCGCCGTGCTGAAGCCGAGCGGGCCCCTCCCGGCCGAGAGCCTCCCGGTGCGCGGCTACGACTTCGCCGGCGGCCCGGACCACGCCGCGCTGCTCCGCTCCTTCCGCACCACCGGCTTCCAGGCCACCAGCTTCGCCCAGGCCGTCGCCGAGATCCACCGGATG ATCGCGGCGAAGCTGGAGCCGCTGAGCGAGGAGGAGCGGAGCCgcgccgggctgggggggctgcggccgcccTCGGGCTGCACCATCTTCCTGGGCTTCACCTCCAACCTCATCAGCTCCGGCGTGCGGGAGACCATCCGGTACCTGGTGCAGCGCAACATG GTGGACGTGCTGGTGACCACGgcggggggggtggaggaggatCTCATCAAGTGTCTGGCGCCCACCTACATCGGGGACTTCAGCCTGCGGGGCCGGGACCTGCGCCAGAGCGGCATCAACAG GATCGGGAACCTGCTGGTGCCCAACGACAATTACTGCAAGTTTGAGGACTGGCTGATGCCCATCCTGGAGCAGATGGTGGAGGAGCAGGAAACGCag GGCACGAGGTGGACCCCGTCCAGGATGATCGCACGGCTGGGCAAGGAGATCAACCACCCTGAGTCCGTCTGCTACTGGGCGCAGAAG AACAACATCCCGGTGCTGAGCCCGGCGCTGACCGACGGCTCCCTGGGGGACATGATCTTCTTCCACTCCTACAAGCGCCCGGGGCTGGTGCTGGATATTGTGGA GGCGCAGGAGTTCGACGGCTCCGACTCGGGGGCGCGGCCGGACGAGGCCGTGTCCTGGGGCAAGATCCGGATGGACGCCACCCCCGTCAAG GTCTACGCTGACGCCTCCCTGGTCTTTCCGCTGCTGGTGGCGGAGACGTTTGCCCAGAGAGCCGACGCCTTCCCcgaggggacaccgggggacTGA
- the WDR83 gene encoding WD repeat domain-containing protein 83 isoform X3 yields the protein MAFPRPRPARPELPRQRVRTLECGQGAVRAVRFNVDGNYCLTCGSDKSLKLWNPHKGTALRTYQGHGYEVLDAAGSFDNSQLCSCGADKTVALWDVATGQVVRKYRGHAGKVNCVQFNEEATVIVSGSIDSTIRCWDCRSRRPDPVQVLDEAKDGVSSVKVSDHEILSGSVDGRVRRYDLRAGQLYSDYIGSPITSVCFSKDGQCTLAASLDSTLRLLDKETGELLGEYTGHRSTAYRLDCVLSEQDTHVGSASEDGNVYFWDLVEGSLALSLAVGRGVVQSLAFHPTLPCLLAATEGHVQLWREDTFQPQGDPGP from the exons ATGGCCTTCCCGcggccgcggcccgcccgccccgagctGCCGCGGCAGCGGGTGCGGACACTGGAGTGCGGGCAGGGAGCGGTGCGGGCCGTCCGGTTCAACG tggaTGGGAACTACTGCCTGACCTGCGGCAGCGACAAGTCCCTGAAGCTCTGGAACCCGCACAAGGGCACGGCCCTGCGCACCTACCAGGGCCACGGCTACGAGGTGCTGGACGCCGCTGG ctccttcgacaacagccagctctgctcctgcgGGGCCGACAAGACCGTGGCACTGTGGGACGTGGCCACCGGGCAAGTGGTCCGCAAGTACCGGGGACACGCGGGG AAGGTGAACTGCGTCCAGTTCAACGAGGAGGCCACCGTCATCGTCTCTG gctccatCGACTCCACCATCCGGTGCTGGGACTGTCGCTCGCGTCGCCCCGACCCCGTCCAGGTGCTGGACGAGGCCAAGGACGGTGTCTCCAGCGTTAAAGTGTCCGACCACGAGATCCTCTCAGG CTCTGTGGACGGCCGCGTCCGACGCTACGACCTGCGCGCTGGCCAGCTCTACTCCGACTACATCGGGA GCCCCATCACCAGCGTCTGCTTCAGCAAGGACGGGCAGTGCACCCTGGCCGCCAGCCTGGACTCCACCCTGCGCCTGCTGGACAAGGAGACGGGGGAGCTGCTCGGCGA GTACACGGGCCACCGCAGCACGGCGTACCGGCTGGACTGCGTGCTGAGTGAGCAGGACACTCACGTGGGCAGCGCCTCCGAGGACGGCAACGTCTACTTCTGGGACCTGGTGGAG GGCTCGCTGGCGCTCAGCCTGGCTGTGGGGCGCGGCGTGGTGCAGTCGCTCGCCTTCCAtcccaccctgccctgcctgctggctGCCACCGAGGGCCACGTCCAGCTCTGGCGCGAGGACACCTTCCAGCCCCAGGGGGACCCTGGGCCCTGA
- the WDR83 gene encoding WD repeat domain-containing protein 83 isoform X2 → MPPRRPLPPPPPEEAPAPAPLPARHGLPAAAARPPRAAAAAVDGNYCLTCGSDKSLKLWNPHKGTALRTYQGHGYEVLDAAGSFDNSQLCSCGADKTVALWDVATGQVVRKYRGHAGKVNCVQFNEEATVIVSGSIDSTIRCWDCRSRRPDPVQVLDEAKDGVSSVKVSDHEILSGSVDGRVRRYDLRAGQLYSDYIGSPITSVCFSKDGQCTLAASLDSTLRLLDKETGELLGEYTGHRSTAYRLDCVLSEQDTHVGSASEDGNVYFWDLVEGSLALSLAVGRGVVQSLAFHPTLPCLLAATEGHVQLWREDTFQPQGDPGP, encoded by the exons atgcctccccgccgcccgcttccgccgccgccgccggaagaggccccggccccggccccgctcccggcccgtcATGGCCTTCCCGcggccgcggcccgcccgccccgagctGCCGCGGCAGCGG tggaTGGGAACTACTGCCTGACCTGCGGCAGCGACAAGTCCCTGAAGCTCTGGAACCCGCACAAGGGCACGGCCCTGCGCACCTACCAGGGCCACGGCTACGAGGTGCTGGACGCCGCTGG ctccttcgacaacagccagctctgctcctgcgGGGCCGACAAGACCGTGGCACTGTGGGACGTGGCCACCGGGCAAGTGGTCCGCAAGTACCGGGGACACGCGGGG AAGGTGAACTGCGTCCAGTTCAACGAGGAGGCCACCGTCATCGTCTCTG gctccatCGACTCCACCATCCGGTGCTGGGACTGTCGCTCGCGTCGCCCCGACCCCGTCCAGGTGCTGGACGAGGCCAAGGACGGTGTCTCCAGCGTTAAAGTGTCCGACCACGAGATCCTCTCAGG CTCTGTGGACGGCCGCGTCCGACGCTACGACCTGCGCGCTGGCCAGCTCTACTCCGACTACATCGGGA GCCCCATCACCAGCGTCTGCTTCAGCAAGGACGGGCAGTGCACCCTGGCCGCCAGCCTGGACTCCACCCTGCGCCTGCTGGACAAGGAGACGGGGGAGCTGCTCGGCGA GTACACGGGCCACCGCAGCACGGCGTACCGGCTGGACTGCGTGCTGAGTGAGCAGGACACTCACGTGGGCAGCGCCTCCGAGGACGGCAACGTCTACTTCTGGGACCTGGTGGAG GGCTCGCTGGCGCTCAGCCTGGCTGTGGGGCGCGGCGTGGTGCAGTCGCTCGCCTTCCAtcccaccctgccctgcctgctggctGCCACCGAGGGCCACGTCCAGCTCTGGCGCGAGGACACCTTCCAGCCCCAGGGGGACCCTGGGCCCTGA
- the DHPS gene encoding deoxyhypusine synthase isoform X1: MATPGEAPAAALRAVLKPSGPLPAESLPVRGYDFAGGPDHAALLRSFRTTGFQATSFAQAVAEIHRMIAAKLEPLSEEERSRAGLGGLRPPSGCTIFLGFTSNLISSGVRETIRYLVQRNMVDVLVTTAGGVEEDLIKCLAPTYIGDFSLRGRDLRQSGINRIGNLLVPNDNYCKFEDWLMPILEQMVEEQETQGTRWTPSRMIARLGKEINHPESVCYWAQKNNIPVLSPALTDGSLGDMIFFHSYKRPGLVLDIVEDLRLINTQAIFARKTGMIILGGGLVKHHIANANLMVRDRTRPCPGARSGWTPPPSRSTLTPPWSFRCWWRRRLPREPTPSPRGHRGTEPVVGCPWGRVPNLGGPCTRFGELSPQFGGAPSAWYLCGGSCLNTPRLRSLCPKRQWGEWGWFPRWGKGGSRDPPVTVRLSPAPPPSACPPSPALVFI; this comes from the exons ATGGCGACGCCGGGGGaggcccccgccgcggccctgCGCGCCGTGCTGAAGCCGAGCGGGCCCCTCCCGGCCGAGAGCCTCCCGGTGCGCGGCTACGACTTCGCCGGCGGCCCGGACCACGCCGCGCTGCTCCGCTCCTTCCGCACCACCGGCTTCCAGGCCACCAGCTTCGCCCAGGCCGTCGCCGAGATCCACCGGATG ATCGCGGCGAAGCTGGAGCCGCTGAGCGAGGAGGAGCGGAGCCgcgccgggctgggggggctgcggccgcccTCGGGCTGCACCATCTTCCTGGGCTTCACCTCCAACCTCATCAGCTCCGGCGTGCGGGAGACCATCCGGTACCTGGTGCAGCGCAACATG GTGGACGTGCTGGTGACCACGgcggggggggtggaggaggatCTCATCAAGTGTCTGGCGCCCACCTACATCGGGGACTTCAGCCTGCGGGGCCGGGACCTGCGCCAGAGCGGCATCAACAG GATCGGGAACCTGCTGGTGCCCAACGACAATTACTGCAAGTTTGAGGACTGGCTGATGCCCATCCTGGAGCAGATGGTGGAGGAGCAGGAAACGCag GGCACGAGGTGGACCCCGTCCAGGATGATCGCACGGCTGGGCAAGGAGATCAACCACCCTGAGTCCGTCTGCTACTGGGCGCAGAAG AACAACATCCCGGTGCTGAGCCCGGCGCTGACCGACGGCTCCCTGGGGGACATGATCTTCTTCCACTCCTACAAGCGCCCGGGGCTGGTGCTGGATATTGTGGAGG ACCTGCGCCTCATTAACACCCAGGCCATCTTCGCCAGGAAGACGGGGATGATCATCCTGGGCGGGGGGTTGGTGAAGCACCACATTGCCAATGCCAACCTGATGGTGAGaga CCGGACGAGGCCGTGTCCTGGGGCAAGATCCGGATGGACGCCACCCCCGTCAAG GTCTACGCTGACGCCTCCCTGGTCTTTCCGCTGCTGGTGGCGGAGACGTTTGCCCAGAGAGCCGACGCCTTCCCcgaggggacaccgggggacTGAGCCCGTggtggggtgtccctgggggagAGTCCCCAATCTGGGGGGGCCCTGCACCCGGTTTGGGGAGCTGAGCCCCCAATTTGGGGGGGCCCCCAGTGCCTGGTACCTCTGTGGGGGCTCCTGCCTCAACACCCCCAGGCTCCGTTCCTTGTGCCCGAAACGCCAGTGGGGAGAGTGGGGGTGGTTCCCCCGATGGGGGAAAGGGGGGAGCCGGGACCCCCCCGTCACCGTCCgcctgtccccagcaccccccccgtctgcctgtcccccctccccagcacttgTATTTATTTGA
- the WDR83 gene encoding WD repeat domain-containing protein 83 isoform X1 — MPPRRPLPPPPPEEAPAPAPLPARHGLPAAAARPPRAAAAAGADTGVRAGSGAGRPVQRGWELLPDLRQRQVPEALEPAQGHGPAHLPGPRLRGAGRRWLLRQQPALLLRGRQDRGTVGRGHRKVNCVQFNEEATVIVSGSIDSTIRCWDCRSRRPDPVQVLDEAKDGVSSVKVSDHEILSGSVDGRVRRYDLRAGQLYSDYIGSPITSVCFSKDGQCTLAASLDSTLRLLDKETGELLGEYTGHRSTAYRLDCVLSEQDTHVGSASEDGNVYFWDLVEGSLALSLAVGRGVVQSLAFHPTLPCLLAATEGHVQLWREDTFQPQGDPGP, encoded by the exons atgcctccccgccgcccgcttccgccgccgccgccggaagaggccccggccccggccccgctcccggcccgtcATGGCCTTCCCGcggccgcggcccgcccgccccgagctGCCGCGGCAGCGGGTGCGGACACTGGAGTGCGGGCAGGGAGCGGTGCGGGCCGTCCGGTTCAACG tggaTGGGAACTACTGCCTGACCTGCGGCAGCGACAAGTCCCTGAAGCTCTGGAACCCGCACAAGGGCACGGCCCTGCGCACCTACCAGGGCCACGGCTACGAGGTGCTGGACGCCGCTGG ctccttcgacaacagccagctctgctcctgcgGGGCCGACAAGACCGTGGCACTGTGGGACGTGGCCACCGG AAGGTGAACTGCGTCCAGTTCAACGAGGAGGCCACCGTCATCGTCTCTG gctccatCGACTCCACCATCCGGTGCTGGGACTGTCGCTCGCGTCGCCCCGACCCCGTCCAGGTGCTGGACGAGGCCAAGGACGGTGTCTCCAGCGTTAAAGTGTCCGACCACGAGATCCTCTCAGG CTCTGTGGACGGCCGCGTCCGACGCTACGACCTGCGCGCTGGCCAGCTCTACTCCGACTACATCGGGA GCCCCATCACCAGCGTCTGCTTCAGCAAGGACGGGCAGTGCACCCTGGCCGCCAGCCTGGACTCCACCCTGCGCCTGCTGGACAAGGAGACGGGGGAGCTGCTCGGCGA GTACACGGGCCACCGCAGCACGGCGTACCGGCTGGACTGCGTGCTGAGTGAGCAGGACACTCACGTGGGCAGCGCCTCCGAGGACGGCAACGTCTACTTCTGGGACCTGGTGGAG GGCTCGCTGGCGCTCAGCCTGGCTGTGGGGCGCGGCGTGGTGCAGTCGCTCGCCTTCCAtcccaccctgccctgcctgctggctGCCACCGAGGGCCACGTCCAGCTCTGGCGCGAGGACACCTTCCAGCCCCAGGGGGACCCTGGGCCCTGA